Sequence from the Molothrus aeneus isolate 106 chromosome 15, BPBGC_Maene_1.0, whole genome shotgun sequence genome:
tatatatatatatatatatatatatatatatatatatataaaatgagaTCTGCTTTGCTATCACCACTTTAAGTCAGTCCTATTACAATAATAATCATTTGCCCATTCCTCCCAGACTATCCTATCTGTTTACCGATTCCCAACTCCACATACAacttttgtagaaaaaaaatcatactctGATTACAGTAATCACACTCTGATTATTCAGAACAGACCCATGTTGTAGAGTGATGCCTTTTTAGGAGATTTAATCCACTAGTCTAATATAGAGGCTTATAAAAGACAAGATTTAGTACCAGATgctgaaacacatttttaactTTGTGTTAAAAATGTGTCTCTGCATTATAACAGAATAATGATAATTGTAACAAAAACACAGTATTAGTTTAATGAAGTTAGGCTAGAGTAGCTAGTAACACGTCTGAAGATAAGAATCagctctttttttcagtttggaagTGCCTCTGTACACATTACCTGATTCACATGGCCCTTTATGTTTCATGCTGATGTTTCTTTTCGCAGCATAAGCCTTGTTGAACTGACAGATGTTTTCATAGGTTTTCCCATCAGATCCACAGATGCTTTCTTGAGATTTGCACACACACTGGGGTTCAGGGACTTCCCCAAACCCTGCTTCATCAGCATCCAACCTGCACTCGAGGTGATCCCCACATTGCCCATAAAAATGATTGCCCTGGTCCAAGTCGCAGATCTGACCTTCCACGTTCCCACATTCCGGGCAGCAGCCACAGCgatccagcacagccccagctggacAGTCTTTGGGCTCAGAGCAGAGTGCCAAATCACATTTTCCACAACTATCTCCTTCCCTTAGCAGCCTCCACCAGCCTCGGTGGTACAAGGCAGGGAAACACTGTGAAACCTGTACCAGTGCTACCAGCACTGCTGTAACCATCCGGTGCCTCATCTTGAGAGTGTAGCAAAAAGCAGAAGAGGTCCTTGGAGTAAAgccagggagaggaaaaaaaaaagcaaaccaaaaaagaGCAAGCTAGTGAGAGAAAAACATCACaatcctggttttgttttagaaTATAAGCTGTACTCTGAACACTggctttaagaaaaaattagtaTCAGATTCCTAATCTGGAACTGataataaaaatgcataaaaactCAGCAGCTTTTCCCTAATGCAGTTTGGAATGTGAGTACTGCTTGCACAAAGACCAAACTGCCCCTTCTGACAGCTGAGTTGAAGCTCTCTGAAAAGCTGTTTGCTCCATGTCTCATTGAGCCAAATTTGCAAAGCCTTGCTCTACTGAAACATTACATTGCAGCTCTTGTGgaaagggggacagggacaaggagtgtaaaataaaaaaagttactGCTATGAGTGGCCCTCCCCTACATCAGGCAAAATAGATGTCCACAAAAAGATAAATATGTGTACAAAGTAGCACCCCAGTGCCCTGGGGCTTGGGCATTACTCTAGAGACTAGAGCTTGATGCAACACCAAATGTGATGCATTCCTGATCACAGCTAAGGGCTCTGAATTAACACTTTATTTACAGGCTCTATACAAGCAAGAGGCAATCCAAGTTAGCTGCAATTGACTTTAAACTCTCAGGTTTAAGATGAAAGATGCCTGTAATCATTAAAGGACCCATTGTTTGTCTCTCCATATATTTTCTGCTCGGTGTTTATGGGTGTCCGTGCTTTGCAACACAAAATAACGTGGTCCATGTTTGGCTCTAAGAACAATGTGCAAAGGTTTAGAGCACAGGCAAACTGAgcaaactgctgcagcttcagaagGAGATTCTGCTCAAGTATTAGATCCTGTGATCATCTTTTCAAAGCACTTCTTTGCCTTAGTTTCTTAAGATGTGCTTACACTGCAGGTTATGAAGGAAGATGAAAGAGGTAGCTTGGATTTCTTTCCAtgcttttcctgtgtgtgtATGGCTGCCAGTTCAGGGAGATGGCTTTGCAGGGTCATTTCTCACCAGGTGTTGTACTGTTCTTTCTCCATCTCAGGATTTAGATGTGCTCCCTATCTCCTGGCAGAAACCTCCCTTCCTTTGCCCTGCTGCTGAGATTTTGTAGCCCACGGACTGCTGTTACCATTGTTCAAACCATATGCAGCTCACCAGCAATTCATCTTCCTGGTTGTGGGGGTGGTAGTGAAGCATCATggacctgcagccctgcaagcaTGGCTCAATGCCATGGGTCAAAGATCACCACTAGCTACAAAGCAAATGTCTCTGGGTGCTAGCTTAAAATAATCCTACGTGCATCACAGTTTGAAGATAAACACATAAAACTAGGACACTGTTAACAAGCTGAAGTAAAAGAGAAGTCATGCTTGTGGCCTACTTAAAATCTTTCACAAgaagcttttcctcctcttttttttgttcttggtgTGTAAGTCCTTGCATAAGCTCAGTGAAGGATGCATTTTGTTGTACCAGCCTTGCATCCTCTGGCTGCATTCACAAAAGCAAATCTTTTGAGGTCATATATTTACTTTTCATCCCATTTCCACAGCTTTTCCTAAATTCAGCTCCCATACCTTCTGCACCATTTGAGATTACCTCTTCCTTTAAGTAGCAGGCTGCTTCAAAATCACTTCCTTCTCCTGAACAGCACAAAATGCAATTTCCCCCAGCCTACACTGATCACACTTTTCAAAGCCAGCCTGGAGATACCTGCAGGGCACTGAGTTTTTTCCTCTGATCACTGGGATAATTCATATTCTGGATGTGCAAGTTTTTGCTTTGAACTCTGAATCATACTGTAAAGAAGTAAATTGTGTGTGTAATTGATGCTTTTAACATTGagagtcagaaaaaaaagtaacctCAATTTAATGGGAAATTGATTATTTTGTCCAGTTTGATgtgttttatttcacatttctttatCAAGTCCTAACTGGACATTTAGTTTTGCATTATAGGGTCTAGTCATCACAGTCTATTTCATTATCTGTCTGTACAGCTTGTGTTACAGCTGTAGGGGAGGAGTACCTATAGGACAAGGATTTGCTAAGGCTCATATGAAGTAAAGGAATGTTTATAGGGGTGAAGCCATATGTGCAAAGCGGAGCTaaagcaggaaggagctgcaggccaGCAACACCCCTGGCAGGGTGAGGTTTGTTTGGCATCTCTCAGGAAACCTGGGATCTTAGTGCTGAAAAACAGTGAGTGTATTGCAAGGAAGGACCTCCTGTGAGCTGGCACAGAGAAAACCCATCATAGATATCCTAGAAAGCATTTTTGGCATTTACCTGACTCATGTAATCTGAATTCTTGGTGGGTTCAGCCTCTAAATTAAGAACTGGAAGTGCCTGCAGTATTGTTTAAACAGCTGCCACCTGGCAGATGATCTGCATCTGAGGGTTACTTGGTCACAGATTCCTGAGATCACCTGGAACAAATTGAGGTTAAAGCACTGTGGTATGACATGGAGAAATGGCCTGGTAAATCTCTGAATGTCTTTCATTATCAAGCCAGCTGTGACAAGCTGAGGAGAACTCCCCACAGTTCTCCTCAGCTCAGGATGGGTGTGTGGCAGTCAGAGCAGagggggggagggagagagagcaggATGCACAGCTGGGTTTTCAGAGGCACATTAAAGGCATAGTTCCATCTGCTTCAGGAATAAAATATGCATGATTTTAGGCTGTCTCTAATCCCTGAAGCTTGCTTTGGTAAGGAAAAGTGCTGATTTTCAGCACAAACCTTGAATAAACCCTAAATATATTCTAGAAGCAAACCCAAGCAGCCGTGGATGAATGTCACcactggagctgcaggacaACCAGCATTGTGCCCTGTGCTTTCAGCCAGCAGTCCccaggtgctgcctgcagggcaaGGGCACTGGAGGCTCACAGTCCTAGCAagggcaggaggctgcagggatggggagctggCTGCCATCAGCTGGGAAATGACACCTTGGAGAATCGTGTCCTGAACAGGGAGGTGGAGCAGTATTCACATGCCCTGGTCTcagcaggaagggctgtgctggctgtgcagcaATTTCCCTGGCTTTTCCCCAGTATTTCCATATGGCATGATCAGTGCAAGGAGTTCTGCCACCTTCCTGTGGAAACACAGGCTGGATgatgggcagggaagggacacagcaaagcagcccagggctgtATTATGCTCAGCTTCTGATTTGTATCACATTGTTCTGCTTTGTATCATAATAAGTAAGGTATGTGGCTGATGcaatttgaaattctgttgcTGGTGATTTTTGAGGTACTGTTCTTTCAGTCAAAATATGGTTTGGCtctttattctatttttatttgtgtctACTTGAGTTTTAAGTCAGTGAAGGTTTCTCAATTCAGCTCCTGCCAGACTTGCAGACCTGGTTCCTACATAAGCACAGGAGTCCTGTAAGAAGTAACAGCAAAATACAAAAACCTTCCACATGTTCCTTCTACCTTCTCTGTCCTGCAATGGTTCCTCTCCTTAAACATTTGGAGTCAAGTTTAGAAACTAGAGTGCTCTGTCCCTTAGGCTGTACTAATTACCTATACTTGAGGTTCCTTAGAAATAGGAAATCTTGGCTGATTCCATGTGTTTCTATCCCAGGAATTTTATACTTGTATTATGTGCCCAAAAGAAGCATTAAAGAATGTTCAGCCTGTTATACTGGGTCAGAGCAGGCCTTAGGTGGCTGTGCCCAGTGGGTAAGTACATTACCTGCTACTGTACCCATCTCCTAGGAAAACTTTTCCACCCATAGTACCAGAACTGAGCTTCAGTCAAGGTGCTTAGCTCACCTGAGAgcagtatttaattttgttgAAGTAAGTGGCAAATGGGCATGACTGATGCCATGTGCTGGCTCCTCCCAGAAATGCTGACTGGGGCAGTCCTGGGATCTCCAGACAGGGCCTTTTCTGGGGCCAGTCCAATGTGCTGACACTGCTTTCATTTCATCATTAGTACTGTAAGCACATGAACTATAAGTTAATCCTACTGTAACATGATTATTAAATCCATTAATCAAAGGCAGGAGATCCATAATTAACTTATTCTCCAGCATCAAGTAAATGATTCTGCTAGGAGCTTTAAGAAAGCAATTGTTCCCTAATATGCAAAATACAGTGGAGCTATTAGACTATAATTGtataattaaattataatttttgcatattttaataagatgttaattattttctttgtagcTTAAAATGTAGGTTCATTTTTTAGGGTTTaacatataatttaaaaaaaatcaaaattaatgttTGTCCCCTACCTGTAAGCTGACCTTTCCATGAAAGGCTTTGACCAGACTTTTGGTGACTCACCTTGCACCTGTCTCCAACAGTGGCTCTCTGTAGATTTCTCCTGTTATGTATTTCAGCATATTCATTATTGGTCACTGCAGACAAATTTTAACttaaaaagatgaaagaagTGCCTGATAGCACTGTGCTGGTACTAGCTGCTGGGTTTGTTTCAATACAGGCTTACTGACTCCTCTTCCTACAAGTTATTTCTTTCCAAGGGGCCAGATATAtcaaaggttttttttcaagCCTGTTCAGTGTCTCTTCTGTCCTTTAAGTAGACTAAATTTCTGAAAACTCTGCAGCCTTATCCAGAAACACCTGAGCCTCCCATCCCAGAATGGAAAGGTGGTGCTGGAAACATCAGCAGCTGTTAATCAAGCATTTCCCTGAAGTCATTCTCTTGAGAGATGAGAGTTGCAGCAAGGAGACTTTCACAGAAAATACCAGGAGGACATTTCACCCATATGCCCTGCCCACATTTCTAGCCTGGCAAATTTAGCCTGCTCCTCTTCACCCTTTTTCTGTACCCGTCCATCACGCGTTGCTGTATAGAAGCAAAAGCCATCATCGTTCCTCTTCCTGTTGAGAGGAAACCATGAACTTTTGTTCACCTTCTGCCTTTGTTTTGGGAATGCTTTTCAGTTACATGGGGTGTTGGACTGGAGACAGACACACGGCACTACACACTGATCAAGATCAGCAAACAGCAGTGAGTTTATTATGGCTGCCCTTTTTAGGGGCTTTGCATCTTCCAGGCCCGGATGGCTGATTGGATGAGACCTCTCTCCGCCCAGCTCTCAGGCCAGTGGGGTATCTGCATTTAAGTGTGAACAGGGTTGGGTCTGTTACCTCTTTTCTAGAATGAGCTAGGTCAGCCAAATTGGATTTGTTATGGCCAGATTTATCTTGTTCAGGTACAGACTAGCTGTACTGCGACATTTTTCCATTAGCCGTCTATTTTGCACAGACTACAGTACTTTCAGGTGACATGTTTTACTGCAGTTTCATGCAGAGTGAAGCAATTTTTGTGTCAAAGGCAGTTGCTGTGTACATCACCGGTGACATGAGTGCTACCAGGTACAGCAGGGCTTCAAAGACACCAGGGCTTGGGGAAAACACATCAGACCTTGGCCCACAAACCCAGAGAATAAAAGAGCAACACAAGAAAGAGTCTTGCACATGCTGCCAGCTAcaagcagcaggacagaaatGGGATAGTGGACTGGGGGGCCTGCAGGCAGTGGGCAGCAAAGGGTGGGAAATACAGGTAGGGCTCTGGGTGGCACCCACTTACCTCTGCCACCAGGGTGTGGCTGGCATGAAAGTGTCCAGCAACATCCATGTGTGCCCCTCGCTATTCTCCTGCAGACCTGCAACAAATGTGCTCTAAGCATTTGAAGAGGggctggaagaaaacaaaatagaaaaccCTGACACAGTTCTGACTTCAACAATGTTTCAAGGTGCTTTTAGCAGACAGTCTGAGCAGCAGTGTCAtctctggctgctgtgggtgccCGTCCATCCCTCCCCTACAGAGGCAGAGA
This genomic interval carries:
- the LOC136562875 gene encoding kazal-type serine protease inhibitor domain-containing protein 1-like, with the translated sequence MRHRMVTAVLVALVQVSQCFPALYHRGWWRLLREGDSCGKCDLALCSEPKDCPAGAVLDRCGCCPECGNVEGQICDLDQGNHFYGQCGDHLECRLDADEAGFGEVPEPQCVCKSQESICGSDGKTYENICQFNKAYAAKRNISMKHKGPCESAPVISMPPQDAQNYTGNDVVFGCEVSAYPMPQLEWKKKGNKMFLPGDDTHVSVQARGGPQKYGVTGWLQIQGLKKSDEGIYICHTKNKHGATYASARLKVMDGPSPAFAFTAGSRSASYSVEYEEYYDTSDEEDDEEYESGNYDNENNSK